The DNA window CCAATAGACAAAATAATTAGCATGAGAAAGAAAATCTATTTAGTAATACTGGAAATGGAACAGGAACAGTAAAATAGTCATTATGTGTGCTATCCTTACAGgctccgtctgtctgtctgtctgtctgtctgtgtctttctgtctctgtctctgtctctctcattccaGGCTGTTGGCCCTAAGCTCACAGcatagttgaggatgaccttaaacttctgacccttctgcctctatctccatgtgtgccaccatacctactTCATACATTTTTGGagactgaacccaagtccttatCCATGAGAGGCAACCAAATCTCCAGGCCAAGTAGTCTCTCTTTTTATCAAGAGGCTATTATTCTCTGACTCTCTTAAATATtaagatttttatattaattatataaaattgtCTGTTTGGTGATTTTCAAAATAGGTATTGGCTGGGCTCCAAATACCTCACCCACTATTTCTTTCTTAACTATGGAGCATATATTCTTTTCTCTATCCCTCACATTGTCttaaaagttcttttttattacaGTGGAAACTAATTGTTTTCCTACTCACAGGCCTTTTCTTGACTTCACCCAAAAGACTACTGCAATCtgcaaataaatatttctttggtTGAGCTTTGAGAGGTCAATTTTAATAGACTGAATGTGGTAGaagtcattttttaattgttcttcTTTGAGAGTGCGACATTTCTGGCCCATATTTTCTTGCTGAAATCAAGTCTTCACGTTTAGAATTCAACTGTAACACCATGTAAAAAGGTCCCTAGTGACTTTGTCACTAAACTTAGCAACTATTTTTTCAAAAGCCTATCTTCCTCAAATACCTCATATTATTGAATCATTTTGTCACAAACATCTatctttatgattttcttgacaCGTCCTTTACTGGTGTTAATTCTTGTTAAGCATGGTTAAGTAAGTAACAGATCATGACTGTATCCTTCCTACCTCCTTTTACTTCCTAACATCACTACATCACTACATTGTGTGAGATGAGCATGTACTCAGAAGTCCTCTCACAAAGGAGAATTTGCTAATGTTTATACCCATAAATTCCAAATAGGCATGTAAATGTTTCTTCTTTATGGACAAATACTTTAGATGTGATCCCTCACAAGGGAGGAAAGTCGGTTCACCCTCTTAGTGTCCTATCATTATTCCTTACTTTAAAGTTCACTGCTGATGAAAGTTTCCCCTTATCACTTTTAGACACCAATAGTGCAGAATGCAGAGAAAGAACTTCACTGAAGTGACAGAATTCATCTTCTTGGGATTCTCTAGCTTTGGAAAGCATCAGATTACCCTGTTTGTGGTTTTCCTCACCATATACACTTTAACTCTGTCTGGCAACATCATTATTGTGACGATCACGCACATGGACCATCACCTTCATactcccatgtacttcttcctaaGCATGTTGGCAAGTTCGGAGACTGTATACACACTGGTCATTGTCCCAAGAATGCTTTCCAGCCTGATTTTTTACAACCTTCCTATATCGTTGGCAGGATGTGCAACCCAAATGTTCTTTTTTGTCACCTTGGCCACCAACAACTGCTTTCTGCTCACAGCGATGGGTTACGATCGTTATGTGGCCATTTGTGAGCCTCTGAGATATATGGTCATCATGAACAAAGGAATGTGTGTCTGGTTGGTTTGTGGGTCTTTAGGCACTGGTCTGGTTATGGCAGTTCTCCATGTGCCAGCTATGTTCAATTTACCCTTTTGTGGCACAGTGGTGGAACACTTTTTTTGTGACATATATCCGGTAATGAAACTTTCTTGTGTTGATACCACTCTCAATGAGATAATCAATTATGGTGTAAGTTCATTTGTGATTCTTGTACCCATAGGGCTGATATTCATCTCCTATGTCCTTATCATCTCTTCCATCCTTAAAATTGCCTCAGCTGATGGCCGGAAGAAAGCCTTTGCCACCTGTGCCTCTCATCTCACTGTGGTCATTGTTCATTATGGCTGTGCCTCCATTGCCTACCTCAAACCCAAGTCAGAAAGTTCAGTAGAAAAAGACCTTCTTCTCTCTGTGACCTACACTATCATCACTCCATTGCTGAACCCTGTTGTCTACAGTCTCAGGAACAAAGAGGTCAAAGATGCTCTGTGCAGAGCTGTGGGCAGAAACACCTCTTAACAGATTCAAAACTTTTAGTCTGGAGACCTTTAGCCGAGTATATCTACTCATCAATAAGCCATTATCTACATGCTCATCAAATACAATGTCTATAGATAATAATGTCAGAGTGGAAATGCCTTTATTTTTCATGTCTCAGTAATGGCAGAAAGCAATTTTTTGGCTCTAATGTTTGGCTCTCAGGTCCAAGAATCATTTTATATTGATTGAGCTTGCTTATTTAAGTTCTGGATGGTTTTGGTTTGGAAATCTCTTTTGGTTTCCACTTTACATAGACTCTCAGACAGTCAAGTCCTCTATCTAGTCTGGATGTAGAGAGGAGACAAGTGTAAAATAGTAGAAAGGGCCAATGCACAATAAGCTGTTCCAGGGACAACTGCTTTCATCTCCTTCTTCAAGCTCAAAGGAGAAGGCTCTCATTCTGATGAGTTCATTTTAGAAAGGATTTTTGCAATTCTTGTTGATTGAAAAGTAAAGACCTTTGCAAAAAGGGGTCCCATATTTCATTATTTAGCTACATTAAATCCTTAAATATCAgtttctgtgtgtattttttttcttgtacaaccaaaacaaaaacacattgttCTCCAGGCTAAGCTGTAAAGAAAATACGGAGGAAGCTTCTCTTCATTTTCATACTCACACTTTTCATAATGACTCCTTTCAACTTATGGAaacttttgttttcaatttttacaTAGCAGCTGAAATTAAACTGAAGTTCCTTTCATATATATGGGTTGTGCTGATTTGAGAGTTCAATTTTAATACTGTTATGTTTTATTCTTGCAGCAAACTTTATATTTTTCCAgctatttatattaaaattagcAAGATCAtaatctattattttttattctaaataGGGAGGATTTGGGGGTTATTTTGTGATGTGGATATTCTTGAATTTGTTATATAATTTGTGGataaacttgatttttttaaaaatctctactCATAAAAGAGCTGGAAAAATTTCCAAGagacacatatataaaaacaacTACATTTTACCAACTTTGTGACAATTCCTCTTCCTTATTATCTGTTCTGATTCACAGCTATTGGGCTGATCATCTTTTAGATGGTctatggctttttcttttttatagatACCTATGTGAGAAGGTTCACGAATGGATATTGAGGGTCCTCTATTTGTATTACCTATATCAACCATGCCAATTCAATGGCATAAGGGCTGATGTCAGAATTCTTGATTAATAGCCCTCAAAGAGGCATCTCAATTTgagtttcataatttctttggGATGCTTGAGGTATTTTTGTATTCTTGTAAACAATTCactaaattttatatataaatacggATGTGTTTtccactaaaacaaaaaaaataaaaaatattttattaattctttgagaatttcatatagtaTGCTTTGATCCATTTACTCCAAACTCCTTCTAGTTCCATCTCCATCTTTCTATACCCCcaactttctgtctctcttttatttttacttaataacTCATCAATTTTAATTTGTGATGTCCACATAGTTTTGGGTGTGCAGCCATCCACTAGACAGTAGTCCAGAGTGTTGCTGGTCTACCAGGATTCACAACCGtacagaaaactgactctcctctACCCAAAAGCATCAACTGTCCATGCTTCCTAAGTTAGGGATGGAAACTCATGAACCCCTTCCCACTTAATGCAAGAATGTTGACTTGCGTGActtgtgctttcttttcttttcttttccttttcttttcctctctctctctctctctctctctctctctctctctctctctcagtaaaGCACAGCTGTTGTGAGTTGATGAGTGCAGCTATCCTGAAGACATTGCTTTGCTCCAATCCTCCTGACCACTGGCTTTTATACTCTTCCCACCTGCTCATCTGTGATGGTCCCCAAGCCTTGTGAAGAGTGTGTGATGTAGATACCCCATTTGTCTGTTGAGCAATCCCCAGACACTCCTTCTCTACACCTAGACCTGTTGAGAGTTTCTGCGGTAACCATTATGCATGGCACAAAGAAACTCCTCTGATGATGTCTTAGAGCTACCAAAACTAGCTATTGCTTTTGGTTGCCCTTTAGAACTTGGTGGTAAGACACCATTACCAAAGAGCACATACATACATTGGTCAGAGGACATGAGGCCATCAAGTAGGCACTGACAGGGATGCTTCCTGTCTTTTGTTTAGCTCTTGTACTACTGGAAGGTGCTATACAGTCTGCTGGGGAAATTCATTGACAATCTTACCAAGTTGGGAGATCCATTACATTTTTGAAAGTCTTTGAAGAGATATAAGTATTTTTTCCTTGCCAAATATGAAGAAAATTAATTTCCCCCTTTAGAGACTATTTGCTTCCATCTTTTCATTGAATATTCTCAGGATGCATCCTTTGATACATCTTTGGCTTACATGAttataacaattttttttttcatctaagaTGGAGATGTCCAGGGATCAGGAAGTAAACGTAATCTttactgggggtgggggttgttaCCATTTTATCTACCCATTCCTTAAGTGTTTGGCAACATTCCTGACCCTTTGTCTCCACACTCCCCACGAAGTGAACATCCCAGGAGGGTACTTGCTTTACATGATTTGAATGGTTTTTGACTCACTGCAGGAGGCAACTGGAGTACAGCAAATGAGGGCAAGCCTAAGCAGTCCCAGATCCTCCCAGTAGGATGAGTCAGGGACAGTGAGTCATTTGTTTCTGGCTCCTATAATTTATCCACAATACCTGCATTGCTTGCTAATGGGGGCTATTTTCATGTCTCCATGTCATCATTCCCCAATATCTTGCCATACTCACATTCCTTCTTCTTATTCCTCCCCCTCGTACACTACAAATACCTCCTCTATTCATTTCGTCCCACTTTTGTTCAACTTTTTTGTTCATCAGAAAATGCCTATAATGTTATTTATATACTCTAAGTATATTTTCCAAGCACCACGTGCCAAGCAATTAACTGGCTATTGGGCTACAATAATGAGTAATGAAATGCAATAGCTATTTTTCATGTTATTCATAATTCAAAGGGGAAAGTcagataaaatgaaaagaagtacaaaacaaaacaaaacaaaacaaaaaaccaaaccctgCTAAAGGCCCATGTAGCATTGTTGCTTGGGTCAAGAGTATTTTTtactcccccaccccaacccccgaATGAGAAGCAgtcttgctagtccacagaggaggatatcacatccagtcctgatgagacctgataagctagggtcagatgaaaggggagggggacctctcctatcagtggacttagagagggatagggaggagatgagaaagggagggtggaattgggtgagaatgaggaagggggctacagctggaatacaaagtaaataacctgtaattaatataaaaataaaaattaaaaaagtattttttaaaaaaaaccataagagcaaaatagaaaaattcatttaagaggccagaaaagaattGGTCAACTGATGTGCGGGAGGGTGATTAAGAGATAAGAAGAGTTTAAACAGTGGCCCACCAGCCTGGAAAAGGTATTAGGAAGTATTAGGAAGACAGgggcttc is part of the Meriones unguiculatus strain TT.TT164.6M chromosome 11, Bangor_MerUng_6.1, whole genome shotgun sequence genome and encodes:
- the LOC110565988 gene encoding olfactory receptor 10J5 translates to MQRKNFTEVTEFIFLGFSSFGKHQITLFVVFLTIYTLTLSGNIIIVTITHMDHHLHTPMYFFLSMLASSETVYTLVIVPRMLSSLIFYNLPISLAGCATQMFFFVTLATNNCFLLTAMGYDRYVAICEPLRYMVIMNKGMCVWLVCGSLGTGLVMAVLHVPAMFNLPFCGTVVEHFFCDIYPVMKLSCVDTTLNEIINYGVSSFVILVPIGLIFISYVLIISSILKIASADGRKKAFATCASHLTVVIVHYGCASIAYLKPKSESSVEKDLLLSVTYTIITPLLNPVVYSLRNKEVKDALCRAVGRNTS